Proteins from a single region of bacterium:
- the motA gene encoding flagellar motor stator protein MotA yields MLAIVGILLVIMFVFGGFAISGGHLALIFEPWYEYVIIGGAALGGLVVKSNPRTMKLVIAKVVGTFKGGLPDTKTYLEALKLIHDLGQIARRDGLIALEAHIQEPKNSPIFSKYPLLLKRHELIQFMTDNLKLVVVGGITHYDLEILMETDIETLHEEHSTPQQILSNTADALPALGIVAAVLGIIKTMASIAEGPVVVGKKVAAALVGTFLGVLLSYGFLGPIAMNVELANLEETRILHVLKHGIMGIARGMNPKMAAEYARRAIYDGQRPSFEELESQLGKG; encoded by the coding sequence ATGCTTGCAATCGTCGGTATTCTTTTGGTCATCATGTTCGTCTTTGGCGGATTTGCGATCTCCGGCGGACATTTGGCGTTGATTTTTGAGCCGTGGTATGAATACGTCATCATCGGCGGCGCGGCATTAGGTGGATTAGTCGTAAAGAGCAATCCGCGAACGATGAAACTTGTCATCGCAAAAGTCGTAGGTACTTTTAAGGGAGGATTACCTGACACAAAGACCTATCTTGAGGCGTTGAAGTTAATCCACGACCTCGGACAAATCGCTCGACGCGACGGGTTGATCGCATTAGAAGCTCACATTCAAGAACCGAAAAACTCCCCGATTTTCTCGAAGTATCCTCTTCTTTTGAAACGCCATGAGTTGATTCAATTCATGACCGACAATTTGAAACTGGTTGTCGTCGGCGGTATCACCCATTACGATCTCGAAATCCTTATGGAAACTGATATTGAAACGCTGCACGAAGAACACTCCACTCCACAGCAAATCCTTTCCAATACCGCCGACGCACTACCGGCATTGGGTATTGTTGCCGCAGTGTTAGGAATTATAAAAACGATGGCGTCGATAGCGGAAGGACCGGTCGTGGTCGGCAAAAAAGTTGCTGCCGCCTTAGTGGGAACTTTCCTCGGAGTACTTCTTTCCTATGGTTTTCTCGGACCGATTGCGATGAATGTCGAGTTAGCAAATTTAGAAGAGACTCGAATTTTGCATGTTTTGAAACACGGGATCATGGGAATCGCACGCGGTATGAATCCCAAGATGGCAGCCGAATATGCCCGCCGGGCAATTTACGATGGACAACGCCCCAGTTTTGAAGAATTAGAGTCGCAACTCGGTAAAGGGTAA
- a CDS encoding OmpA family protein, giving the protein MEASPESEQQPPPRPKKHGGHGGHGGAWKVAYADFVTAMLALFIVLWILSQDEATKEAIQGYFRDPIGFSEAMGAAKLSVVPGQSPPTAAQVMDHLEKSLNVEVNRLQEMVTQNAELAGIADQIDIQITDEGIRIELRDNTKFNFFEVGSANITRQLRIFIELLTPEIQKLGYPIALEGHTDSRPYGGNTYTNWELSADRANSLRRTMIQNGLAPNLIREVKAFSDTRLHNTADPIAPENRRVSILLKTPMQELQNRIKMESPVGIKK; this is encoded by the coding sequence GTGGAAGCTTCACCGGAATCCGAACAACAACCACCGCCGCGACCAAAGAAACATGGCGGGCATGGTGGGCATGGCGGCGCTTGGAAAGTCGCTTATGCAGACTTTGTCACTGCGATGTTAGCGTTGTTTATCGTGTTGTGGATTCTTTCGCAGGATGAAGCGACCAAAGAGGCAATTCAAGGTTATTTTCGCGATCCCATAGGATTCTCGGAAGCGATGGGCGCAGCAAAGCTATCGGTTGTTCCCGGTCAGTCACCGCCAACGGCGGCTCAGGTAATGGATCATCTGGAAAAGTCGCTTAATGTAGAGGTGAACCGACTGCAGGAGATGGTTACGCAAAACGCCGAGTTAGCGGGCATCGCAGACCAAATCGATATCCAAATCACCGACGAAGGCATCCGAATCGAGTTACGCGATAATACGAAGTTCAATTTCTTTGAAGTTGGTTCCGCGAATATCACCCGACAACTGCGTATCTTTATTGAACTACTCACCCCGGAAATCCAAAAGTTGGGGTATCCGATTGCATTAGAAGGACACACCGACAGTCGACCGTATGGTGGTAACACATATACGAATTGGGAACTATCCGCTGACCGGGCAAATAGCCTTCGACGAACGATGATACAAAACGGTTTGGCACCAAATCTGATACGCGAAGTAAAAGCCTTTTCCGATACCCGGTTGCACAATACCGCCGACCCGATTGCGCCGGAAAATCGCCGAGTAAGCATTTTACTAAAAACACCGATGCAAGAGTTGCAAAACCGCATCAAGATGGAATCGCCGGTCGGAATTAAGAAGTAG